In the Salvelinus sp. IW2-2015 unplaced genomic scaffold, ASM291031v2 Un_scaffold4752, whole genome shotgun sequence genome, one interval contains:
- the LOC112077611 gene encoding large neutral amino acids transporter small subunit 4-like, producing MLQLLCLMTTPVIGQIMDWKLKDCEDAEGEEEPCSKDQLKAKPRDRQIQKVTNAMRAFILTNVLLVGFGITCLVPNLPLQVSAPSSYQSN from the exons ATGCTGCAGCTACTGTGTCTGATGACGACTCCTGTGATTGGTCAGATTATGGACTGGAAGCTGAAGGACTGTGAAGatgcagagggggaggaggaaccgTGCAGCAA GGACCAGCTCAAGGCCAagcccagagacagacagatccaGAAGGTGACCAATGCAATGCGAGCGTTCATCCTGACCAACGTCCTATTGGTGGGATTCGGCATCACCTGCCTGGTGCCCAACCTCCCACTGCAGGTAAGTGCTCCATCCAGCTATCAATCAAACTAG